In a genomic window of Scomber japonicus isolate fScoJap1 chromosome 17, fScoJap1.pri, whole genome shotgun sequence:
- the cep170bb gene encoding centrosomal protein of 170 kDa protein B, translated as MSVTSWFLVSSSGTRHRLPKEMIFVGREDCELMLQSRSVDKQHAVINYNQTTDEHLVKDLGSLNGTFVNDLRIPDQTYITLKVSDIIRFGYDSHVYVLEKSQHKVPEEALKHEKYSSQLQMSLKASEGKRAELEERSRADKSPSAKTQETPVSRPTPLYGQPSWWGEEDYGNKVQTSDEHHAEVQRDASSVDPDLSGSLSDSQPKTFPSYHREPSYFEIPTKDFQHPKTLGAELQEIPTKDTDTAPAPPSPPTPTPPVVQSHASFTIEFDDCMPGKIKIKDHVTKFSTRQRKQHAPPTKGTTATPTEMMSAESKVADWLVHSDVSMMRRRPMCEDVYSTKSDLAMNIKTLKGHHHEDGTQSDSEDPVLKGRRSKSHHSVHSQQSIQSEQSESSQQTVQSVQSIHCQPAAPMPVQYSPPRPAPASPVAPERPLSQSPPQAQSPTTETPKQGPPEHLTQQAFIIEFFDDNPRKKRSQSFTHNPAHADSYSALKAKLERRKGGERPASVHGNIPPTQQVTVPLKGQGHGGPQRSSSLKREKTEGEAASSGSSSRSSSGIVIRPFGSVGKKSKLAQEFAVEFLKDSGQKDNSPTRDRTSPPPMSAPPVMVSPPNVGIPSPQEPPAPSAVSYPSSPLQSHPKTHPMSKSTIPTSSPGHTASPVHSTGPNLMSPILTLGVRGGDPKGSPRMVRNEEDDSLSDAGTYTIETESQDKEVEEARNMIDQVFGVLDSPEYSGVNTGVYRPVINDGKDEQANLPSTVDPLHGFIPAALCGSPTGPIQVKTNARLNQNLENLCLEGPKWVSRWASLADSYAEPGSTPPQGECLEDLRFMSRSMGSYNYDNSESESSHSSRTRRLLPQVPPEKLDSTTPSILIRHEAFQGQEPLSKASGTPRPQDSTQRLSVQDDVDPDSLSDASRSDDGPILEKSKKNQARTGAPSLGSAGPQLKGQEKVSPSTKSTSFYIGSEDSPAKPDQARSPVQSERTREPPAKTPPTTVLIRHLSGHEPKRTGVKPNSSAPNLQTQDKDSVPTKDGCMSSFVRQESFTKDRPSDTVQMKKLPHISSQPSIRDMEQRRENIQDTQSFLQETEGTLSSLDTKFPSSGSGRSSKKGGSSSHMDDSLSGESDVDTASTVSQVSSKNAPVSSVPKKRPAISSLQKEKSSSSPSIQEKGRQLTARERLSEKRRNQAPADALSKAEAAKRFQMRRSAGNRGSLDLSEGQQSSAQHWTETTSSDHEISRPSSRSKKVIAPLQKEDNGKTSKTASQQVLTRSNSLSAPRPTRASMLRRARLGEASDNEGTETDRASQNSDHITAPPKTSAEVKKLSRLDILAMPRKRTGSFTTPSDNETSSTSRTGFSNRNSESAVTTRKTSVGDARQAASRGGAAPGKQPLTRTRSSGAKYTSTGSRHRQKGSDFSSSSEEDYKTSTSNQKAKRSSHPSAQTPRHRTAATRSKSVSLETEEDEDQNEVDPYQNWSTHSAEIAKLSQDLAKDLAILAKEIHDVAGDGDSPSSGMGTTTSPSSLPNTPASTISAREERPYPYLRGVQPSQLVHHIPEASLNYQKVPPGSAAVSDLDANMNEPEPGSKQRRPWNREEVILDNLMLNPVSQLSQAIRENTEQLADKMKVLFQNKAEVWEEIEAKINAENEVPILKTSNKEITSILKELRRVQRQLEVINTIVEPGGSLQIAAVGTSAPSQTPQVSSKEKKPASRSRGVPPTSNANESTKRPPRGPDGAHYMA; from the exons CATGAGAAATACAGCAGTCAGCTGCAGATGAGTCTGAAAGCTTCAGAGGGAAAAAGAGCCGAGCTGGAGGAGCGAAGCCGAGCCGACAAAAGCCCCAGCGCCAAGACACAGG AGACTCCGGTGAGTCGGCCCACGCCTCTCTACGGTCAGCCGTCCTGGTGGGGAGAGGAGGATTATGGGAATAAAGTCCAGACCAGCGATGAGCATCATGCAG AGGTGCAGAGAGACGCCTCGTCTGTGGATCCGGATCTTAGCGGATCTCTGTCAGACTCGCAGCCAAAGACCTTCCCTTCGTACCACCGTGAGCCCAGCTACTTCGAGATCCCCACCAAGGACTTCCAGCACCCCAAAACGTTAGGGGCGGAGCTCCAGGAGATCCCCACCAAGGACACGGACACGGCCCccgcccctccctccccccccaccccgacCCCGCCCGTCGTCCAGAGCCACGCCTCCTTCACCATCGAGTTTGACGACTGCATGCCCGGCAAGATCAAGATCAAAGATCACGTGACCAAGTTCTCCACCCGCCAGAGGAAGCAGCATGCTCCGCCCACCAAGGGCACCACGGCCACGCCCACCGAGATGATGTCAGCAGAGAGCAAGGTGGCTGATTGGCTGGTCCACAGTGATGTCAGCATGATGAGGAGGCGTCCGATGTGTGAAGATGTTTACAGCACCAAGAGTGACCTCGCTATGAACATCAAGACACTCAAAG GGCACCACCATGAGGACGGGACCCAGAGTGACTCAGAGGACCCTGTGCTTAAAGGAAGGAGGAGTAAATCCCACCACTCTGTCCACTCTCAACAGTCCATCCAATCAGAGCAGTCAGAGTCGTCGCAGCAAACTGTCCAATCAGTGCAGTCCATCCATTGCCAGCCGGCCGCTCCAATGCCAGTGCAGTACTCTCCACCCAGACCGGCCCCAGCCTCACCTGTGGCCCCAGAGCGGCCCCTGTCCCAGAGCCCTCCTCAGGCTCAGTCCCCTACCACAGAAACGCCCAAGCAGGGGCCACCTGAGCACCTCACCCAGCAGGCCTTCATCATCGAGTTCTTTGATGATAACCCCCGCAAGAAGCGCTCGCAGTCCTTCACGCACAACCCCGCCCACGCTGACTCCTACTCCGCCCTCAAAGCTAAGCTGGAGCGAAGGAAAGGTGGCGAGAGGCCAGCATCGGTGCACGGGAACATCCCTCCCACCCAGCAGGTGACGGTTCCTCTGAAGGGTCAGGGCCACGGTGGCCCCCAAAGGTCGAGCTCTCTTAAGAGGGAAAAGACGGAAGGGGAGGCagcctcatctggctcctcctCTCGCTCCTCTTCAGGCATCGTCATAAGACCCTTTGGCAGCGTCGGAAAGAAGTCGAAGCTTGCCCAGGAGTTTGCTGTTGAATTTCTGAAGGATTCTGGTCAAAAAGACAACTCCCCAACGAGGGACAGGACATCCCCTCCACCAATGTCTGCGCCACCAGTGATGGTGTCACCTCCAAATGTAGGAATTCCCTCCCCACAAGAACCTCCAGCTCCTTCTGCAGTTTCCTACCCATCCTCTCCCTTACAATCCCATCCAAAAACCCATCCAATGTCAAAGTCCACGATCCCCACCAGCAGTCCTGGCCACACTGCCTCTCCGGTCCACTCCACAGGACCCAACCTAATGTCCCCCATACTGACCCTGGGTGTCCGTGGAGGAGACCCCAAAGGTTCTCCGAGGATGGTGAGGAATGAGGAGGATGACAGCCTGAGTGATGCCGGGACCTACACCATCGAGACAGAGTCACAGGACAAAGAGGTGGAGGAAGCTCGCAACATGATCGATCAG GTGTTTGGTGTCCTCGACTCTCCAGAGTACAGTGGTGTGAACACAGGAGTGTATAGGCCTGTAATAAATGATGGCAAAGATGAGCAAGCTAACCTGCCTAGCACTGTGGACCCGTTGCATGGCTTTATCCCAGCTGCTCTCTGCGGCTCCCCAACAGGCCCCATACAGGTAAAAACCAATGCAAGACTGAATCAGAACCTGGAAAACCTGT GTCTGGAAGGACCTAAATGGGTTTCCCGTTGGGCCAGTCTGGCAGACAGCTATGCTGAACCGGGTTCCACTCCACCGCAGGGGGAATGTCTCGAAG atttgCGCTTCATGAGCCGGTCGATGGGAAGTTACAACTACGACAACTCTGAGTCTGAGTCAAGCCACAGCTCCAGGACCAGGAGGCTGCTGCCCCAGGTGCCCCCAGAAAAGCTGGATAGCACCACCCCAAGTATCCTGATTCGCCATGAAGCTTTCCAAGGTCAGGAGCCACTGAGCAAAGCCTCTGGTACTCCCCGCCCACAGGACTCCACGCAGCGCCTGTCCGTCCAGGATGACGTAGACCCAGACAGTCTGAGTGACGCCAGCCGCTCAGATGATGGACCCATTCTGGAGAAATCAAAGAAGAATCAGGCCAGGACTGGAGCTCCTTCTCTAGGGAGCGCAGGTCCTCAGCTCAAGGGTCAAGAGAAAGTGTCTCCATCCACCAAATCAACCTCCTTCTACATTGGTTCTGAAGACAGTCCAGCCAAACCTGATCAGGCCAGGAGTCCAGTGCAGTCTGAGAGGACACGAGAACCCCCAGCAAAAACTCCCCCTACAACCGTGCTGATCCGACACCTTAGCGGGCATGAACCCAAGAGGACAGGCGTCAAACCCAACAGCTCCGCTCCAAACCTACAAACACAGGACAAGGATTCTGTCCCCACTAAAGACGGCTGCATGTCGTCCTTCGTCCGGCAGGAGAGCTTCACCAAAGACCGACCCAGTGACACCGTCCAGATGAAGAAGCTTCCCCACATCTCCAGCCAGCCATCCATCAGAGACATGGAGCAGAGGAGGGAGAACATCCAGGACACGCAGTCCTTCCTCCAGGAAACCGAGGGAACTCTGTCCTCTTTGGACACCAAGTTTCCATCTTCTGGCTCTGGTCGTAGCTCAAAGAAAGGAGGCTCCTCCAGCCACATGGACGACTCACTTTCTGGTGAGTCCGATGTGGACACAGCGAGCACCGTGAGCCAGGTGAGTAGTAAAAATGCTCCAGTCAGTTCTGTTCCTAAAAAGCGTCCAGCCATCAGCAGCCTTCAAAAGGAGAAGTCCTCCTCCAGCCCGTCAATCCAAGAAAAGGGACGGCAGCTCACTGCCCGTGAACGCCTTTCTGAGAAACGCCGAAACCAGGCGCCTGCCGATGCATTGAGCAAAGCAGAGGCAGCAAAACGCTTTCAGATGCGCCGCAGTGCAGGAAACCGTGGCTCTCTGGATCTGTCTGAAGGCCAACAGAGTTCAGCTCAACACTGGACTGAAACAACATCATCTGACCATGAAATTTCCCGTCCGTCCAGCCGTAGCAAGAAAGTCATCGCCCCTCTTCAAAAAGAAGACAATGGAAAGACGTCTAAGACAGCATCTCAGCAGGTTCTGACACGCTCCAACAGCCTGTCAGCGCCACGGCCGACCCGGGCATCAATGCTTCGACGAGCACGTCTGGGGGAAGCCTCCGATAACGAAGGTACAGAGACTGACCGGGCCTCCCAAAATTCAGACCATATCACTGCACCTCCCAAAACGTCTGCTGAAGTGAAGAAGCTCTCCAGGCTGGACATCTTGGCAATGCCAAGAAAGAGGACCGGCTCTTTCACGACTCCCAGCGACAACGAGACGTCCTCCACGAGCCGGACCGGGTTCTCCAATCGGAACTCAGAGTCTGCTGTGACCACCAGGAAGACGTCGGTGGGTGACGCCCGCCAGGCAGCTAGCAGAGGGGGCGCAGCTCCAGGGAAGCAACCGCTGACCCGTACCCGGTCCAGTGGAGCCAAGTACACCAGCACTG GTTCCCGTCACAGGCAGAAGGGCTCAgacttctcctcttcctctgaggAAGACTATAAGACAAGCACCAGTAATCAGAAAGCCAAACGCTCCTCCCATCCCTCCGCCCAGACGCCTCGCCACCGGACAGCCGCCACCCGCTCCAAATCGGTCTCCCTGGAGACGGAGGAAGATGAAGACCAGAACGAGGTTGACCCCTACCAGAACTGGTCCACGCACAGCGCTGAGATCGCCAA GCTCAGTCAGGACTTGGCCAAAGATCTGGCCATCCTGGCCAAGGAAATCCACGATGTGGCCGGTGACGGAGACTCACCGAGCTCCGGCATGGGCACCACCACCTCACCCAGCTCACTGCCCAACACGCCAGCCTCCACCATCTCTGCCAGGGAGGAG AGGCCATATCCATACTTACGTGGAGTTCAACCATCTCAG CTGGTCCATCATATCCCTGAGGCCAGTTTAAACTACCAGAAGGTTCCGCCAGGTTCTGCTGCCGTCTCGGACCTGGACGCAAACATGAATGAGCCGGAGCCCGGTTCTAAGCAACGCCGTCCATGGAACCGTGAAGAG GTGATCCTTGACAACCTGATGCTGAACCCAGTGTCGCAGCTGTCACAGGCCATCCGCGAGAACACGGAGCAGCTGGCCGACAAGATGAA GGTTCTGTTCCAGAACAAGGCGGAGGTCTGGGAGGAGATCGAGGCCAAGATCAACGCTGAGAATGAAGTCCCCATCCTGAAAACCTCCAACAAG GAAATTACCTCGATTTTAAAGGAGCTGAGAAGAGTCCAGAGGCAGCTGGAAG TGATAAACACCATCGTGGAGCCCGGCGGGAGTCTCCAGATTGCAGCTGTCGGCACGTCGGCCCCCAGTCAGACTCCTCAGGTGTCCTCAAAGGAGAAGAAACCTGCTTCCAGATCCCGTGGTGTCCCCCCAACCTCCAACGCCAATGAAAGCACCAAGAGACCACCTCGTGGACCCGACGGGGCCCACTACATGGCCTGA